In Drosophila santomea strain STO CAGO 1482 chromosome 2L, Prin_Dsan_1.1, whole genome shotgun sequence, a single window of DNA contains:
- the LOC120444312 gene encoding anaphase-promoting complex subunit 11, whose product MKVTIKSWTGVATWRWIANDENCGICRMSFESTCPECALPGDDCPLVWGVCSHCFHMHCIVKWLNLQPLNKQCPMCRQSWKFNVH is encoded by the coding sequence ATGAAAGTGACAATCAAGTCATGGACGGGAGTTGCAACTTGGCGTTGGATAGCGAATGACGAGAACTGCGGTATCTGTCGCATGTCCTTCGAGAGCACCTGCCCGGAGTGCGCTCTGCCCGGTGACGACTGCCCGCTGGTGTGGGGTGTCTGCTCCCATTGCTTCCACATGCACTGCATCGTTAAGTGGCTGAACCTGCAACCGTTGAACAAACAGTGCCCCATGTGCCGCCAGAGCTGGAAGTTCAACGTGCATTAA